A window of Eikenella corrodens contains these coding sequences:
- a CDS encoding restriction endonuclease subunit S, which yields MDMQSKAKKLIEMIQTAPVEWKPLGEVVPISRGKRLVRSQLQDSGQYPVYQNSLQPLGFYDDQNCRAYMTFVIAAGAAGEIGFSDIEFWAADDCYYFDCPKEILHDKFLYYFLLSERHQLTSQIRKASVPRLGRGSIEKIKIPIPSLEIQQKIVKILDKFTELEATLEAELALRKRQYRYYRDFILDFDNQIGGGIVDSYKRRLKDVVWKTLGEVVNIKNGKDWKNFSSGDIPVYGSGGVMGYVDTFAYDKPSVLIPRKGSITNIFYMDFPFWNVDTIYYTEIDTSKLKPKFFYYFMRTIDLMALDTGSGRPSLTQTILNKIKIPIPPLPEQEKIVAILDKFDTLTHSISEGLPHEIALRRKQYEYYREQLLAFPKAA from the coding sequence ATGGATATGCAAAGCAAAGCGAAAAAATTGATTGAGATGATTCAGACGGCACCGGTGGAGTGGAAGCCGTTGGGGGAGGTTGTACCCATCTCAAGAGGTAAAAGATTGGTTCGCAGCCAGCTACAAGATAGTGGACAGTACCCTGTGTATCAAAATAGTTTGCAACCGTTAGGATTTTACGACGACCAGAATTGCAGGGCATATATGACTTTTGTGATTGCAGCAGGAGCAGCAGGTGAAATCGGTTTTAGCGATATTGAATTTTGGGCAGCCGATGATTGTTATTACTTTGACTGCCCCAAAGAAATATTGCATGACAAATTTTTATATTATTTTCTTCTTTCAGAAAGACACCAATTAACAAGCCAAATTAGAAAAGCAAGCGTTCCAAGACTTGGGCGGGGCTCAATCGAAAAAATCAAAATCCCCATCCCGTCTCTGGAAATTCAGCAAAAAATTGTAAAAATTCTTGACAAATTTACCGAGCTGGAAGCTACGCTGGAAGCAGAATTAGCCCTGCGCAAACGCCAATACCGGTATTACCGCGACTTTATTTTAGATTTTGACAATCAAATCGGGGGGGGGATAGTTGATAGCTATAAACGCCGTCTGAAAGATGTGGTTTGGAAGACGTTGGGGGAGGTGGTAAACATTAAGAATGGGAAAGATTGGAAAAATTTTAGCTCTGGCGATATTCCTGTATATGGCTCAGGCGGCGTAATGGGATATGTGGATACGTTTGCATATGATAAACCTAGTGTTTTGATTCCAAGAAAAGGGTCTATCACAAATATTTTTTATATGGATTTCCCTTTTTGGAATGTTGATACTATCTATTACACAGAAATAGACACCAGTAAATTGAAGCCGAAATTTTTCTACTATTTTATGAGAACGATTGATTTAATGGCATTGGATACAGGTTCAGGAAGGCCAAGCCTTACACAGACAATCTTAAATAAGATTAAAATCCCCATCCCCCCACTCCCCGAACAAGAAAAAATCGTCGCCATCCTAGACAAATTCGATACCCTGACCCACTCCATCAGCGAAGGCCTGCCGCACGAAATCGCCCTGCGCCGAAAACAATACGAATATTACCGCGAACAGCTGCTTGCCTTCCCCAAGGCTGCCTGA
- a CDS encoding virulence RhuM family protein, which translates to MSIILYTANDGTAQFALQEFDEQLWLTQADLAELYQITPQGITQHIRAVYREGELTEEATCKKSLQVQTEGGRTIRRQRKYYSLPMIIAVGYRVRSARGTQFRQWATERLDEYLTKGFAIDDERLKGTGGGDYWKELLNRIRDIRSSEKALYRQVLDLYATSQDYNPKSSESQTFFAAVQNKLHYAASRQTAAELIYSRADSSKDFMGLTTFQGAIPTLNEAKIAKNYLTEDELFRLNRLVSAFFDLAEIKAQEQSPMYMRDWIAELDKFSGLYGQGTLQGAGSISRKQAEQKAEREYRAYEARILSPVEQAYLESVKALEKTAVQQLKQKKDGKK; encoded by the coding sequence ATGAGCATCATCCTTTACACCGCCAACGACGGCACCGCCCAATTCGCCTTGCAAGAATTTGACGAACAATTGTGGCTGACCCAGGCAGATTTGGCGGAGCTGTACCAAATTACACCGCAAGGCATCACGCAGCATATCCGAGCTGTTTATCGGGAAGGAGAATTAACAGAAGAGGCAACTTGTAAGAAATCCTTACAAGTTCAAACAGAGGGCGGCAGAACCATCAGACGGCAGCGCAAATACTATTCCCTGCCCATGATTATTGCCGTCGGCTACCGCGTCCGTTCCGCGCGCGGCACCCAATTCCGCCAATGGGCAACGGAACGGCTGGACGAATATCTGACCAAAGGCTTTGCCATAGACGACGAACGCCTGAAAGGCACAGGCGGCGGCGACTATTGGAAAGAACTGCTCAACCGCATTCGCGACATTCGCAGCAGCGAAAAAGCCCTATACCGGCAAGTGCTTGATTTATACGCCACCAGCCAAGACTACAACCCCAAAAGCAGCGAAAGCCAAACCTTTTTTGCCGCCGTTCAAAACAAACTGCACTATGCCGCCAGCCGGCAAACCGCAGCCGAACTGATATACAGCCGTGCCGACAGCAGCAAAGACTTTATGGGGCTGACCACCTTTCAAGGCGCAATCCCCACCCTGAATGAAGCCAAAATCGCCAAAAACTACCTGACCGAAGACGAACTGTTCCGCCTGAACCGTCTGGTTTCCGCCTTCTTCGACCTGGCGGAAATCAAAGCGCAGGAGCAAAGCCCCATGTATATGCGCGACTGGATAGCCGAATTGGACAAATTTTCCGGGCTGTACGGCCAAGGCACATTACAGGGTGCAGGCAGCATCAGCCGCAAACAGGCAGAGCAGAAAGCCGAACGCGAATACCGCGCCTATGAAGCGCGCATCCTGTCGCCGGTGGAGCAAGCCTATCTGGAAAGCGTTAAAGCGTTGGAAAAAACAGCCGTGCAACAGCTTAAACAGAAAAAAGACGGCAAAAAATAA
- a CDS encoding type I restriction-modification system subunit M → MTATQQRAQLHRQIWKIADEVRGAVDGWDFKQYVLGTLFYRFISENFTDHMQAGDSSIDYAAMPDSIITPEIKDDAVKVKGYFIYPSQLFCNIAAEAHQNEELNTKLKEIFTAIESSASGYLSEQDIKGLFDDFDTTSSRLGSTVADKNKRLAAVLKGVAELDFGNFEDHHIDLFGDAYEYLISNYAANAGKSGGEFFTPQNVSKLIARLAVHGQEKVNKIYDPACGSGSLLLQAKKQFDEHIIEEGFFGQEINHTTYNLARMNMFLHNINYNQFHIELGDTLTNPKLKDGKPFDAIVSNPPYSINWIGSDDPTLINDDRFAPAGVLAPKSKADFAFILHALNYLSGRGRAAIVSFPGIFYRGGAEQKIRQYLVEGNYVETVIALAPNLFYGTSIAVNILVLSKHKDNTDIQFIDASGFFKKETNNNVLTEEHIAEIVKLFADKADVPHIAQNAAQQTVKDNGYNLAVSSYVEAEDTREIIDIKQLNAEISETVAKIERLRREIDDVIAEIEA, encoded by the coding sequence ATGACCGCCACCCAACAACGCGCCCAACTGCACCGCCAAATCTGGAAAATCGCCGACGAAGTACGCGGTGCGGTGGATGGCTGGGACTTTAAACAATACGTTCTTGGCACACTTTTCTACCGCTTTATCAGCGAAAACTTCACCGACCATATGCAGGCCGGCGACAGCAGTATTGATTACGCCGCCATGCCGGACAGCATCATCACGCCCGAAATCAAAGACGATGCTGTCAAAGTCAAAGGTTATTTCATCTACCCCAGCCAGCTTTTTTGCAATATTGCCGCCGAAGCCCATCAAAATGAAGAGCTTAACACCAAGCTGAAAGAAATTTTTACCGCGATTGAAAGCTCCGCCTCCGGCTATCTGTCCGAACAAGACATTAAAGGCCTGTTTGACGACTTCGACACCACCAGCAGCCGGCTCGGCAGCACAGTTGCCGACAAGAACAAACGCCTTGCCGCCGTCCTCAAAGGCGTGGCGGAACTCGATTTTGGCAATTTTGAAGACCACCACATCGACCTTTTCGGCGATGCCTACGAATACCTGATTTCCAACTACGCTGCCAACGCAGGCAAATCCGGCGGCGAATTTTTCACCCCGCAAAACGTATCCAAACTGATTGCGCGGCTGGCGGTGCACGGACAGGAGAAAGTCAACAAAATCTATGACCCCGCCTGCGGCTCGGGCAGCCTGCTCTTGCAGGCGAAAAAACAGTTTGACGAGCACATCATCGAAGAAGGCTTTTTCGGGCAGGAAATCAACCACACCACCTACAACCTCGCCCGCATGAACATGTTCCTGCACAACATCAATTACAACCAATTCCACATCGAATTGGGCGACACACTGACCAACCCCAAGCTCAAAGACGGCAAACCCTTTGATGCCATCGTCTCCAATCCGCCTTATTCCATCAACTGGATAGGCAGCGACGACCCCACCTTAATCAATGACGACCGCTTTGCCCCCGCAGGCGTACTCGCCCCGAAATCCAAAGCCGATTTTGCCTTCATCCTGCACGCACTGAACTACCTTTCCGGCAGAGGCCGCGCCGCCATCGTCTCATTCCCCGGCATTTTCTATCGCGGCGGTGCAGAGCAGAAAATCCGCCAATATCTGGTGGAGGGCAACTACGTGGAAACCGTGATTGCCCTTGCACCCAATCTCTTTTACGGCACCAGCATCGCCGTCAATATCCTGGTTTTGTCCAAACACAAAGACAATACCGACATCCAATTTATCGACGCAAGCGGCTTCTTTAAAAAAGAAACCAACAACAACGTCTTAACCGAAGAACATATTGCCGAAATCGTCAAACTCTTCGCCGATAAAGCCGATGTGCCGCATATCGCCCAAAACGCTGCCCAGCAAACCGTCAAAGACAACGGCTACAACCTCGCCGTCAGCAGCTACGTCGAAGCCGAAGACACTCGCGAAATCATCGACATCAAACAGCTCAACGCCGAAATCAGCGAAACCGTTGCCAAAATCGAACGGCTGCGCCGCGAGATAGATGACGTCATTGCGGAGATAGAGGCATGA
- a CDS encoding NemA protein — protein sequence MMMKQRNFAAAACVALLAGCLGSNVLLGLGVAGRHLGVGTGLSIPVGSRNNGSNVQDLGGLRIIEEQVVTYFDAQGKAVPNEVKGGYYRQLLSRQGRGYLVQDFYESGQKRSDAMLLTRESLYDFRAHPQNGVLTTYAINGNILYQQNFRDGKMVSASY from the coding sequence ATGATGATGAAACAACGGAATTTTGCGGCTGCCGCCTGCGTTGCGCTGTTGGCCGGCTGTTTGGGCAGCAATGTGCTGCTGGGCTTGGGCGTTGCCGGCCGCCATCTGGGCGTGGGTACGGGTTTGAGTATTCCGGTGGGCAGCCGGAATAACGGCAGCAATGTGCAGGATTTGGGCGGTTTGCGTATTATCGAAGAGCAGGTGGTTACGTATTTCGATGCGCAGGGTAAGGCGGTGCCAAACGAAGTGAAGGGCGGCTACTACCGCCAGCTGCTGAGCCGCCAGGGCAGGGGTTATTTGGTGCAGGATTTTTACGAAAGCGGGCAGAAGCGCAGCGATGCCATGCTGCTCACCCGCGAGAGCCTGTATGATTTCCGCGCCCATCCGCAAAACGGGGTGCTCACCACTTATGCCATCAACGGCAATATTCTGTATCAGCAGAATTTTAGAGACGGTAAGATGGTGTCGGCTTCGTATTGA
- the ruvA gene encoding Holliday junction branch migration protein RuvA, which yields MISKLTGQLIEAIPPQVVIDINGIAYEADVSMQTFYTLPPVGETVSLYTQLIVREDAHLLFGFGSHSERNTFRQLIKVSGIGAKTALGILSAMSADELAAAIAAEDIKRLSSAPGIGKKTAERMVLELRGKLTASGGVQAQPAAQAGDSSEDIVSTLLALGYNEKEARAAAKGIPPGTEVGEGVRLALKNLLK from the coding sequence ATGATCAGCAAGCTCACCGGCCAACTCATCGAAGCCATCCCCCCGCAAGTCGTTATCGACATAAACGGCATCGCCTACGAAGCCGACGTTTCCATGCAAACCTTCTACACCCTGCCCCCCGTGGGCGAAACCGTCTCGCTCTACACCCAGCTCATCGTGCGCGAAGATGCCCACCTTCTCTTCGGCTTCGGCAGCCACAGCGAACGCAACACCTTCCGCCAGCTCATCAAAGTGAGCGGCATCGGCGCCAAAACCGCGCTCGGCATCCTTTCTGCCATGAGCGCCGACGAACTCGCCGCCGCCATCGCCGCCGAAGACATCAAACGCCTCTCCTCCGCCCCCGGCATCGGCAAGAAAACCGCCGAACGCATGGTGCTCGAACTGCGCGGCAAACTCACCGCCTCCGGCGGCGTCCAAGCCCAGCCCGCCGCCCAAGCAGGCGACAGCAGCGAAGACATCGTCAGCACCCTGCTCGCCCTGGGCTACAACGAAAAAGAAGCCCGTGCCGCCGCCAAAGGCATCCCGCCCGGCACCGAAGTGGGCGAAGGCGTGCGTTTAGCCCTGAAAAACCTGCTGAAATAA
- the nadD gene encoding nicotinate (nicotinamide) nucleotide adenylyltransferase, whose amino-acid sequence MPRIGLFGGTFDPIHNGHLHIARSFADELDLESVILLPAGDPYHKTTPRTAAQHRLAMAEIAAQADSRLAVSDCDIVRQGATYTHDTVQIFRQHFPTAELWLLIGMDSLLQLHTWHRWQNLVHQCRIAAAPRPGSNLAQAPAPLQSWLAEALPQGRLHILQAEPLPISSSQIRQQLAAEHTSPDLPPAVLGYIQQHQLYCHTGA is encoded by the coding sequence ATGCCCCGCATCGGTCTCTTCGGCGGCACCTTCGACCCCATCCACAACGGCCACCTGCACATCGCCCGCAGCTTTGCCGACGAGCTGGATTTAGAAAGCGTCATCCTCCTGCCCGCCGGCGACCCCTACCACAAAACCACCCCCCGTACCGCCGCCCAGCACCGCCTCGCCATGGCCGAAATCGCCGCCCAAGCCGATTCCCGCCTTGCCGTGAGCGACTGCGACATCGTCCGCCAGGGCGCCACCTACACCCATGATACTGTGCAAATCTTCCGCCAACACTTCCCCACTGCCGAGCTCTGGCTGCTCATCGGCATGGACAGCCTGCTGCAACTGCACACCTGGCACCGTTGGCAAAACCTCGTGCACCAATGCCGCATCGCCGCCGCCCCCCGCCCCGGCAGCAACCTCGCCCAAGCTCCTGCCCCACTCCAAAGTTGGCTGGCGGAAGCCCTGCCCCAAGGCCGCCTGCACATCCTGCAAGCCGAGCCGCTGCCCATCAGCTCCAGCCAAATCCGCCAGCAGCTCGCCGCCGAACACACCAGCCCCGACCTCCCCCCCGCCGTGCTCGGCTATATCCAACAACACCAACTGTATTGCCATACCGGCGCATAA
- a CDS encoding dialkylrecorsinol condensing enzyme: MNKRVLVVSYSQSGQLARLKESFLRDVRGAEGIEVDDVVLRPQRPFAFPWRFLPFFDAFPETVHLQPAPIEPPKLAHERYDLVVIAYSVWFLSPAQPVTAFLQSEAARRVLRDTPVITLIGCRNMWLMAQEKMKRLLAGAGARLVGNVVKIDQCGSAASFITTPLWMFTGKRQAVSWLPPAGISEAEIADAARFGRRVAEALQHDEALDETLLQRMGAVKTNERLISGERAAQRSFAVWGRLAMAAGRVSPLLRRLVLCAYIVFLLGIILTVVPIGALLKTLLAPLRREKMRREREYYAAPSGE; this comes from the coding sequence ATGAACAAACGTGTGTTGGTGGTGTCGTATTCGCAGAGCGGGCAGTTGGCGCGCCTGAAGGAGAGTTTCCTGCGCGATGTGCGCGGCGCGGAAGGAATCGAGGTGGACGATGTGGTGCTGCGGCCGCAGCGGCCGTTTGCGTTTCCGTGGCGTTTCCTGCCGTTTTTCGATGCCTTTCCCGAAACCGTGCATTTGCAGCCCGCGCCCATCGAGCCGCCGAAGCTGGCGCATGAGCGCTATGATTTGGTGGTGATTGCCTACAGCGTGTGGTTTTTGTCGCCCGCCCAGCCGGTTACGGCGTTTCTGCAAAGCGAAGCCGCGCGGCGCGTGTTGCGCGATACGCCGGTGATCACGCTCATCGGCTGTCGCAATATGTGGCTTATGGCGCAAGAAAAAATGAAACGCTTACTGGCCGGTGCGGGCGCGCGGCTGGTGGGCAATGTGGTGAAAATCGACCAATGCGGCAGCGCGGCGAGCTTCATCACCACGCCGCTGTGGATGTTTACCGGCAAACGGCAGGCGGTATCGTGGCTGCCGCCTGCGGGCATCAGCGAAGCGGAAATCGCCGATGCTGCGCGTTTCGGGCGGCGTGTCGCCGAGGCTCTGCAGCACGATGAAGCATTAGACGAAACGCTGCTGCAACGCATGGGCGCGGTGAAAACCAATGAAAGGCTGATTTCCGGCGAACGGGCGGCTCAGCGCAGCTTTGCGGTGTGGGGCAGGCTGGCGATGGCTGCCGGGCGGGTGTCGCCTCTGTTGAGGCGGCTGGTGTTGTGCGCGTATATCGTGTTTTTGTTGGGGATTATCCTCACCGTGGTGCCGATCGGCGCACTGCTCAAAACCTTGCTTGCGCCGCTGCGGCGGGAAAAAATGCGGCGGGAGCGGGAATATTATGCCGCGCCTTCGGGTGAGTGA